In a single window of the Streptomyces sp. NBC_00094 genome:
- a CDS encoding VCBS repeat-containing protein — protein MALPLSAVLPGSAAVAVAETAAAGVQEAGQEPGARFEKAAFAEAKRTGKRVEILDRREEAAEYFANPDGTTTRATYGEPKWSRSEGRWRLADARLVKRADGSVAPAAPTFPIAFSGGGAQPLAMMVKQGKKLALTWPTALPAPIVEGDTATYPSVLPGVDLKLIADVDGFAQHLVVNNAQAAANPALRSIKLGVKADGVTLTEGAGNELVAKDKSGRTVFSAPGPKMWEQPAVGPEEKRNAGTKAKGKTTASSSADTAPAAAQPDSAPVTADVSGDTLTLTPDARLLATADQFPLVIDPIFGDGDREKWAVIYDATPNAAYPDGSGWNSSNPADEPRVGYNGDGNTRSFFAMNTDGLSGATILDATFAVIETHTWTCNATDAGPTELWSAGGIANTPTWGNQSGYWGSKLDSDSFAGGNDTFCPGDLGHDFKSTALTNFVQQAANGGWGTTVFGLRTPTLGDVNTFKRFRNNPKLEVTFNYKPVVDSHAAYEGTWNPSGDGNKPVPCATAIGNSGIALTAKVRDPDGGNVDAIFSIKNSSGTAISFTPNSHWKRVTSGQWASVTMPAKNLPNGTYTWSVYAADYEATGSASAPTAACSFTVDRIGPNLPVSVFDVSDGSAAGQETDKYTARKSVQLKFSNTVSDVVGYCWAMDHSVSVSSTRCANGTWVNAGSDAANSATVTVTPSGYPSSTLYVVAYDAADNHSPVDGGDETVVLSTVKSEFVYDAGVTPVTAGTYPQDRRGDLNGDGFADFLATNADGELLVYKGNGTLTTPAAAVKVGTGGWGGALVGHRGDLQGFGSPTATPDGYEDVLVRLSNNRLYLYPGNGLGAPWVYSRQELAHPSQADWKGLRQIVMPGNIDGKSGNDLITVECIWDASQNCVNAELLLYSGRAIAGGGQDQTEPFDFANPTVIGSGGWRDFTNLAMDDLNGDGVGDLVGRYPGDGKLYLYPGCLNKPECPTSYALGTRSIYGSGGWNARPYLTSPGNIQGTVKSTSVTVNDEGTNKTYNFKQFAPTPGEEYGDWWATTSADADTPVDYVDGSGNWTSTLCPTGCLLTYPGGPASGRPPHLAGNAGWANIITGIF, from the coding sequence ATGGCCCTGCCCCTCTCGGCGGTCCTGCCCGGCAGCGCGGCCGTGGCCGTCGCCGAGACGGCGGCGGCCGGCGTCCAGGAAGCGGGCCAGGAGCCCGGGGCCCGGTTCGAGAAGGCGGCGTTCGCGGAGGCCAAGCGGACCGGGAAGCGGGTGGAGATCCTCGACCGTCGCGAGGAGGCGGCCGAGTACTTCGCCAACCCGGACGGCACGACGACCCGCGCCACCTACGGCGAGCCCAAGTGGAGCCGGTCCGAGGGCCGGTGGCGTCTCGCCGACGCGCGGCTCGTCAAGCGGGCCGACGGCTCGGTGGCGCCGGCCGCCCCCACCTTCCCCATCGCCTTCTCCGGCGGCGGCGCCCAGCCGCTGGCCATGATGGTCAAGCAGGGCAAGAAGCTCGCCCTGACCTGGCCCACCGCCCTGCCGGCGCCGATCGTCGAGGGCGACACGGCCACGTACCCCTCGGTCCTCCCGGGCGTGGACCTGAAGCTGATCGCCGATGTCGACGGCTTCGCCCAGCACCTGGTCGTCAACAACGCCCAGGCCGCCGCCAACCCCGCCCTGCGCAGCATCAAGCTCGGCGTCAAGGCGGACGGCGTCACCCTCACCGAGGGTGCCGGCAACGAGCTCGTGGCCAAGGACAAGAGCGGCCGTACCGTCTTCAGCGCCCCCGGGCCGAAGATGTGGGAGCAGCCCGCGGTCGGTCCCGAGGAGAAGCGGAACGCCGGCACGAAGGCGAAGGGCAAGACGACGGCCTCGTCGTCCGCCGACACCGCCCCCGCCGCCGCGCAGCCCGACAGCGCCCCCGTCACCGCCGACGTCTCCGGCGACACGCTCACGCTCACGCCGGACGCGAGGCTCCTGGCGACGGCGGACCAGTTCCCGCTGGTCATCGACCCGATCTTCGGCGACGGCGACCGCGAGAAGTGGGCGGTCATCTACGACGCGACGCCGAACGCCGCCTACCCCGACGGTTCGGGCTGGAACTCGTCCAACCCGGCCGACGAGCCGCGGGTCGGCTACAACGGCGACGGCAACACCCGCTCGTTCTTCGCCATGAACACCGACGGGCTGAGCGGCGCCACCATCCTCGACGCCACCTTCGCCGTCATCGAGACCCACACCTGGACCTGCAACGCGACCGACGCCGGTCCGACCGAGCTGTGGTCCGCGGGCGGCATCGCCAACACCCCGACCTGGGGCAACCAGAGCGGCTACTGGGGCAGCAAGCTCGACTCCGACTCCTTCGCCGGTGGCAACGACACCTTCTGCCCCGGCGACCTCGGTCACGACTTCAAGAGCACGGCGCTGACGAACTTCGTCCAGCAGGCCGCCAACGGCGGCTGGGGGACCACGGTCTTCGGCCTGCGGACCCCGACCCTCGGCGACGTGAACACGTTCAAGAGGTTCCGCAACAACCCGAAGCTCGAAGTCACCTTCAACTACAAGCCGGTCGTGGACAGCCACGCCGCCTACGAGGGCACCTGGAACCCGTCCGGTGACGGCAACAAGCCCGTCCCCTGCGCCACGGCCATCGGCAACAGCGGCATCGCCCTGACCGCGAAGGTCCGGGACCCGGACGGCGGCAACGTCGACGCCATCTTCTCGATCAAGAACTCCAGCGGTACGGCGATCTCCTTCACGCCGAACAGCCACTGGAAGCGGGTCACAAGCGGCCAGTGGGCCTCGGTGACCATGCCCGCAAAGAACCTGCCCAACGGCACCTACACCTGGTCCGTCTACGCGGCCGACTACGAGGCCACCGGCAGCGCCTCGGCCCCGACCGCGGCCTGCTCCTTCACCGTCGACCGCATCGGCCCCAACCTCCCGGTCTCGGTCTTCGACGTGTCGGACGGCTCGGCGGCGGGCCAGGAGACGGACAAGTACACGGCCCGCAAGTCGGTCCAGCTCAAGTTCTCCAACACCGTCTCCGACGTGGTCGGTTACTGCTGGGCCATGGACCACTCGGTGTCCGTCTCCAGCACCCGTTGCGCCAACGGCACCTGGGTCAACGCCGGTTCGGACGCCGCCAACAGCGCCACCGTCACGGTGACGCCGTCCGGCTACCCGTCCAGCACCCTGTACGTCGTCGCCTACGACGCCGCCGACAACCACTCGCCAGTGGACGGCGGCGACGAGACCGTCGTGCTCTCCACGGTGAAGTCCGAGTTCGTCTACGACGCCGGCGTCACCCCGGTCACCGCGGGCACCTACCCGCAGGACCGCCGGGGCGACCTGAACGGTGACGGCTTCGCCGACTTCCTCGCCACCAACGCCGACGGCGAGCTGCTGGTCTACAAGGGCAACGGCACGCTCACGACGCCCGCCGCCGCCGTCAAGGTGGGCACCGGCGGCTGGGGCGGCGCGCTCGTCGGCCACCGCGGTGACCTCCAGGGCTTCGGCAGCCCGACGGCCACCCCGGACGGTTACGAGGACGTCCTCGTCCGCCTGTCGAACAACCGGCTCTACCTGTACCCCGGCAACGGTCTCGGCGCCCCGTGGGTCTACTCCCGCCAGGAGCTCGCCCACCCGTCCCAGGCGGACTGGAAGGGCCTGCGGCAGATCGTGATGCCCGGCAACATCGACGGCAAGTCCGGCAACGACCTGATCACCGTCGAGTGCATCTGGGACGCCTCGCAGAACTGCGTCAACGCCGAGCTGCTGCTCTACAGCGGCCGCGCCATCGCCGGCGGCGGTCAGGACCAGACCGAGCCGTTCGACTTCGCCAACCCGACCGTCATCGGCTCCGGCGGCTGGCGCGACTTCACCAACCTCGCCATGGACGACCTCAACGGCGACGGCGTCGGCGACCTCGTCGGCCGCTACCCCGGCGACGGGAAGCTCTACCTCTACCCGGGCTGCCTCAACAAGCCCGAGTGCCCGACCAGCTACGCGCTGGGCACGCGTTCGATCTACGGCTCCGGCGGCTGGAACGCCCGCCCGTACCTCACCTCCCCCGGCAACATCCAGGGCACCGTGAAG